The Pseudalkalibacillus hwajinpoensis DNA window GCTTCCTGGAATGGACCATGCTGGAATTGCAACGCAGGCGAAAGTAGAAGGAAAGCTTCGCGAGGAAGGAACGTCCCGTTATGAGCTTGGTCGCGAGAAATTCCTTGAAAAATCATGGGAGTGGAAAGAAGAGTACGCAGATTTCATTCGAAGTCAGTGGGCGAAGCTTGGTCTATCTCTAGATTATTCAAGAGAGCGTTTCACACTTGATGATGGGCTTTCAAGTGCAGTTCGCGAAGTATTTGTTAAACTTTATGAAAAAGGTTTAATTTATCGAGGAGAATACATTATTAACTGGGATCCTCAGACGAAAACAGCTCTTTCAGACATTGAGGTTATTCACCAGGAAGTAACGGGTCACTTCTATCATATGCGCTATCCTCTTGCAGATGGATCCGGGCATATAGAAATCGCGACAACACGTCCAGAGACAATGCTTGGGGATTCCGGCATCGCTGTTCATCCGAAAGATGTGCGTTACAAGCATCTCGTTGGAAAGAAAGCGATTCTTCCAATCGTCGGGCGGGAAATTGAAATCGTTGCTGATGATTATGTAGATATGGATTTCGGTTCTGGTGCTGTAAAAATCACACCTGCACATGACCCGAATGACTTTGAAATTGGTAATCGTCACAACCTTGAGCGCATTCTTGTCATGAATGAAGATGGCTCAATGAATGAGAATGCGGATAAATATAAGGGCATGGATCGATTCGTGTGCCGCAAACTGCTTGTTAAGGATCTTGAGGATGCAGGAATTCTTTTCAAGATTGAAGAACATGTGCATTCAGTTGGTCACTCAGAGCGAAGCGGAGCAGTTGTGGAACCGTATCTCTCAACTCAATGGTTTGTAAAGATGGGACCTCTTGCAGATCAAGCAATTGAGCTACAGAAGTCGGAAGACAAGGTTAACTTTGTACCAGAGCGTTTTGAGAAAACGTATTTAAACTGGATTGAGAACATTCGTGATTGGTGTATTTCAAGACAGCTGTGGTGGGGTCATCGCATTCCGGCATGGCACCATAAAGAAACAGGCGAAATTTATGTTGGGCTAGAAGCACCAGCTGACATCGAGAACTGGGAACAGGATGAAGATGTGCTTGATACATGGTTTAGTTCAGCTCTATGGCCCTTCTCAACAATGGGTTGGCCAGATGAATCCTCAGAAGATTACAGCCGATTCTACCCTACTAATGTTCTAGTAACTGGATACGACATTATTTATTTCTGGGTGGCACGTATGATCTTCCAGGGCATTGAATTTACAGAGCAGCGTCCTTTTAACGATGTCTTGATTCATGGACTTGTTCGTGACTCTGAAGGCCGCAAGATGAGTAAATCGCTAGGTAACGGTGTTGACCCAATGGATGTTATCGAGAAGTATGGCGCTGATTCCCTACGCTTCTTCTTATCAACAGGATCTTCGCCAGGACAGGACCTTCGTTTCTACTGGGAAAAGGTGGAATCAACTTGGAACTTCGCAAATAAAATCTGGAATGCTTCTCGTTTCGCGCTCATGAACATGGACGGGATTAAGTATGAAGAATTAGATTTGACTGGGAAAAAAACAACAGCAGATAAATGGATTTTAACTCGTTTAAACGAAACGGTTGAGCAGGTAACCCGTCTCATTAATAACTATGAATTCGGTGAAGTTGGACGTTACCTATATAACTTTATCTGGGATGATTTCTGTGATTGGTACATTGAGATGGCTAAGCTGCCTCTATACGGTGAAGATGAAGCGGCGAAGAAGACCACTCGTTCGGTTCTAGCGTATGTACTTGATCAAACGATGCGTCTTTTGCACCCATTCATGCCGTACTTAACGGAAGAAATCTGGCAGCACCTTCCACATGAAGGCGAGTCAATTACAGTTGCAAGCTGGCCTGTGAAAAATGAAGAGCTGCATTTCCCTGAGGCAGCAGCTGACATGGCATTATTGACAGAAGTAATTCGTTCTGTACGTAACATTCGTGCTGAAATGAATGTTGCGCCAAGCAAGCCGATTGAGCTTCGGATTAAGCCGAAGTCAGAAGAAGCCCAGAGCAAGCTTGAACAGAACAGTCAATATATCGAGCGTTTTTGTAATCCTGAAACACTAACAGTTTCCGCTAATCTTCAGGCTCCTGAAAAGTCGATGACAGCAGTTGTGTCAGGTGCAGAATTGTTCCTGCCACTTGAAGGATTAATTAACATTGACGAAGAAATTGAACGCCTTAAAAGCGAGTTGAAGAAACTGGATGGAGAAGTAGAGCGTGTTCAGAAAAAGCTAGCGAATGAGAAATTCATAAGCAAAGCACCTGAGAAGGTTGTTGACGAAGAACGAGCAAAAGAAAAAGACTATCTTGAAAGAAGAAGCAACGTTGAAGGTCGTATCAACGAATTAAAAAAATAAGGATAGGACGAATCTCTAAAGGAGGTTCGTCTTCTTTTAAGGAAGGGGTTTTAGAATATGTTTCATTCTTACGATGCAGCAGTTGGTTGGATCCATAGTTTGCTGAATCATGGCATGAAGCCAGGACTTGAACGAATGGAATGGATGCTGGATCAGCTCGGAAATCCAGAACGTCGTCTCAAAACCATTCATGTTGGCGGAACGAATGGAAAGGGCTCAACCGTCACCTATCTCCGAACAGTACTTGAAGAGTCCGGGTACGAAGTAGGAACATTTACTTCACCCTATATCGAAACATTTACAGAACGTATCTCATTGAATGGACAACCTATTAGCGAAGAAGATCTTATCAAGTTATGCAACCAGGTTCAGCCTCTTGTCGAGGTAGCGGCTGCCTCACCGCTTGGTTCCCCAACAGAGTTTGAGGTCATTACAGTTATTGCTTTGCTCTACTTCGGGACCATCTCTTATCCGGATCTTGTTGTTATGGAGGTAGGGCTTGGTGGACGTCTGGATTCAACCAATGTCATCCATCCTCTTGTTTCTGTCATTACGAACGTAGGATATGATCATACACATATTCTAGGTAGTGATATTCAGCAGGTTGCATTTGAAAAGGCTGGAATCATTAAATCAGGTGTTGCACTGATCACCACAGCGGAAAAAGAAGGGGTGCTCGCCCTTCTAGAGCAAACAACGAGAACGCAAAAAACGAAAATTTATCGCATGAATAACGAATTTAAAGTGAGTCATATCTCAAGCACAAACGAGGGAGAACGTTTTACGTTCGAATCTCCTTACAGAACGATTGAAGATCTCTCCATCGGAATGAAAGGTGATCATCAAGTTAAAAATGCTTCAGCTGCACTCATGACACTTGAATACTTAAGGGTGTTTTATGGGCTGCATATTGAAGAAGACATGATCAAAATAGGACTTGCTCGCGCTGCATGGCCTGGAAGATTTGAAAAGTTAAAGTCACATCCAGATGTGGTTGTGGATGGAGCGCATAATCCTGAAGGTGTGGAAAGTCTTGCGCAAACTTTGAGGACACACTATCCTGATACCAATATTCATGCTGTGTTCAGCGCTTTAGGAGATAAAGATATTGAGTCTATGCTTCAACCATTATACCCACTCATTCGATCTATCACATTTACTACGTTTGATTTCCCGAGAGCGATTTCAGCGAGAGCTTTATTTGACCGCTCAACAGCTTCAGATAAATCTTATGAAGAAAACTGGCATAAGGCCATTCAATCTGCCTGTGAAAGTGCAGAAGAAAATGACCTGGTTTTAATTACAGGATCTCTCTACTTCGTTTCTGAAATAAGGAATTATCTAAAAAATTAGAATAAAACGTAAAAAACTAGGACTTTCTCGCCATTTATTGCTAAAATGATAGTTAACCATTGCGGATATGGAAAAATATTCTTCCGGAAGAGGGAAGATGAAGGGGGAAACAATTGACTGCAACTAGGAAGCGGCTTGTTTGGATTGTATGGCTTTTGTTTGGGCCACTACTCATTTTTGCAACCTTCTATTTCTTTCCCCCGGACTTTAAAGGAAATTTTGCAGATGTTCTCGCTTTATTTGGGTTACTTGCTGTCGTTGCGATGATGCCTATTAATGTTAAGGGGACAGATCTTTTTTTTATACAGGGGATTTCTCTAGCCGTATTCTTGAGGTATGGTCTGTTTATCGAGATGTTCCTGACCCAGCTTTCCATACTTGTCTTTCTAATGAATCTTCGCGTAACACGAAAAGATAGTTATCGCTATCCTGTTAATCTATTAATGTTTATGTTGATATCACTAATATCCGGTGGTCTTTTCTACTTGGTAGGTGGGTCAACAGGGGAGTTCTCAGGAAATGTCGTTTCCCAGCTAGTACCGTCAATCATGTATGTTTTTTCTCTAATTTTTATTAACCAGATCCTGCTTCACTTCTTGAGGATTTACGTCTATAAAGAGACCAATACGAAGTTTTTTGGAAAAGACATGCTCTGGGAAGCGATATCAACAGCCGTTACTCTTCCAGTTGGTTTTCTGCTTTACATGCTTCATACATACTTAGGTGCAATCGCCATCTTTTTTGTTGGAGTTCCATTTGTTCTTGCTTCTTTAATGATTCGTTTGTATTACTCAAGCCAAAAAGTAAACGATCTTCTGCAGAAAACAAGTGAAATCGGTCAGCAGATTACCCAATCTCTTGATACTGACGAAATATTAAACTTATTCTTAGATGAAATTAAAGATATGTTTGTTGTCGACTATGCTTATATTATGGATGCTGAGTATGTGAAGAAGCTATCTATTATTAAATGCCTTGATAAGGATTATGGCGTTATAGCTGGTCCTGTAGGTAGCAACGTTCAAGAAGGAATTAGCTCGAGAGTTTGGAGAAGTGGAAGAAGTCGATTATATACAAAACGTTCACAATGGAAAAACATAACTCTTGAAGTACTGCCTGAGTCAACCAACTCGGTTATTTCAGTTCCAATGAAGCGTAATAAAAACGTTGTGGGCATTATTACACTGGCTTCAGATAAAATCCGTTCTTACGAAAAACACCACATTCTCGTCCTTCAAATTTTAGCCAACTATCTAGCTGTTGCCATTGATAATGCAAAAAATTACGAAGAAACGAAGCGAAGAAGCGAACGCTGTCCTTTGACCAACTTATATAATTTCCGCTTCTTTAGTGAATTGTTAGAAGAGAAGTACAAGTGTTTGGATGAAATGCCATCGTCATTTTCAATCATTCTTCTTGATCTAGATCATTTTAAAAAGGTGAATGATACATTCGGACATCATAGTGGAAATGAAGTGCTATGCGGGCTCTCCAATCGTCTTGTCGAAGAGATAGGGACTAAAGGAACGGTAGCGAGATTTGGGGGAGAAGAATTCGTTGTTCTGTTAGAAAACCACTCGCATGAAGACAGCCTACAAAAAGCCGAGGAGCTGCGCTGTACAATAGCAGATCGCCCATTTGAAATTTTTAACGATCTTGGAAACGGGAACCTACAGGTGATCTATATTACAGCGAGTATTGGAGTTGCAACCGCTCCTGATCAGGGAGACGACGCTCAAACGTTGATCCGAAATGCGGATCGGGCCATGTACACAGGTGCGAAGCAACGAGGGCGCAATCGTGTTGCAAGCTACGTTGGATACGTTGGATAGGTATAATTGATGCTTTCACTCATTTATTTAAGAAAGTTACAATGTTATTCATTCAGAGATAGTGATAATTTCTTTCTAATAATTTCTGATAAAGGACTGAACCTGGTTTGGGTATAATATACAGTTATTTATTTTTATCTGGCTTGGTTATGGGGTCATTTTTTAACGTTGTGGGCCTGCGTGTTCCGAAGAAACTATCCATAGTGAGACCACGCTCTTCTTGTCCCCGCTGTAAGAGAAATCTGGGTCCCCTTGAATTAATTCCTGTTGTTTCTTTTCTATTTCAAAAAGGAAAATGTAAAGGTTGTTTATCAAAAATTTCTCCCATATATGCTGTGATAGAATTTATAACAGCATTTCTTTTTATGATCACACCACATTTAATCGGATGGTCTCATGAATTATTGGTTGCTTATGGTCTTTTATCACTTTTAATAATAGTTTCAATTTCTGATTTTGTTTATATGATAATACCAGATAAGGTGTTATTATTTTTTGGCGGTTACTTTATTCTCGTTAGAGTTATTGTTCCTTTGGATTTATGGTATAGTCCGTTTCTTGGAGCAGCTGTAGGATTCATATTTCTATTACTAATTGCTATTATAAGTAAAGGCGGTATGGGTGGGGGAGATATCAAGCTGTTTGCAGTCCTGGGTTTAGTATTTGGTTATCAACAACTGTTGCTGGTGTTTTTCTTTTCTACTCTATGCGGAACAATAATTGGCTTAGGGGCATTATTAACTGGAAAAGTAAAGCGAAAACAACCGGTACCATTTGGTCCTTCTATTGCAATTGGAAGCCTTATTACCTATTACTTTTCCAGCCGAATTTTAGAATGGTATGTGAATTTACTTTAGCGATATATCAAGTATACTTTTTCGATAGGATAAGGGAAAAGTTGCCTGTTATGGTCGCTTTTTTTATGAAGAAAATCATATCTTTATAAAGTAATCAACAAATCTAGTAACTTTCGTTCTAGCATTTCCGCACGTTTCATAGACTATAGTACAAGCCTGAAACGAGGAGGATGGTTATGGACAATGAGAAGCGGACGATTTCAATTCGTTTAAATGGTGAGGATGTGAAGAAGCCTCCCTCAACACATAAAGAAGAAAGCGCAGCGGCTGAAGAGAAGGAATTTGAGTGGATTCTTCCAGAACGACGTGATTCGAAAAAGGTAGTGGAATTTAAAAGACGTCATCTTCAGAAAAAAACGTATTCCGTTTATGACCTTCCAAAGAAGCGCTCAAAACTCCCGGTGAAGCGGAAGAAGAAAAAGCCCCCCATAGCGAGCAAGCCCGTTATAACACTTCAGAAAAAGGTGATCGCCTCAGCCGGCCTTGCCATTGTTCTTGGCGTTTTATTCGGAGCAAGCTTGCTAATGGTTTTCGCTGGAGATCATGCCGTACCTACAATTACAGCAACAAAAGAGGAAGATATGGGATCAGTAACAGGGTCAAAAACGGATCTATCACTTGATCTCCATGTTGTTCAATCCGGTGCGTATGAAACAGAAGAATCTGCTAAAGAATTTGAACAAAAGATAAAAGGTGAAGGAATTCCTGCAGCCGTTTTTCGAGGTGAAAAGTACTATTTGCTCATTGGTGTCTCGTCTACTGTAGAAGGTCAGGACGCGCTTGGTGACTATTTTACAAGCAAGGGTCAGGATGTTTACAAGAAAGTGTGGAGTATCAATGGAGAAGATGCTGTTTTAAGTAGCGAAGAAGGTGAGCATCTCTTAAAAGGTAAGGTACTTCTTGAAGAACTTGCAGCCCTTGATATAGCTGCTTTATCTGATAACGGACTTTCAGAGGATGATCTTAAGAGAACGGCTGAAGCGATTCAATCCTGGGAGGAAAAAGGCGGCGCTGGAATTGAGCAATGGGAGGAAAATGGTGGTCAGGAATTATCAGATTCGATTAATGGTGGATTGGAAGAAGTGCAAGCTTATTCTTCAGAAGAAACAGTTTCTTCTCTCTGGATCGCGCAGCAGCACTTACTTGATGGACTGAGCGCTTATCAAGAACTAGTAGAAAGTATGAAATAATCAGTTATTTGCGGAGCGATGAAATTAAAGGTACGATATGAGTGGAAGAGGACCCTCCTGAATGAATTTTTTAAACGAATAGAAAGATATGAAAAGTTATGACAAGAAATTTATTCTTTATGCACATACATGCATAGCATTGAACGAAAAATGTAGAGGAACGTCAAAATTTAAATTGTGGAAAGAAAAGGGATTTGATAAGCTGTTATCAAGCCCTTTTCCCACTTGTGAATCATTTACAAAAAAGGGTGGTATAATGAAGCGCCTCGTCTTAGCCTCAGGGTCTCCGCGAAGAAAAGAACTTCTAGAGCAAATGAACCTCAATTTCGATATCATGGTAAGCCGCTTTGAAGAGCATATTTCTCTAACCATTCCTCCTTCAGAACTCGTGAAACAGCTTGCAGCTGGTAAAGCAAACGATGTCCGGTCTCGCGTGATCGATGCTGTTATTATTGGCGCAGATACAGTCGTTACACTTGATCATGATGTACTAGTAAAGCCAGAAAGTCGCGAGCATGCGAGGCAGATGCTAAAAGCACTCTCTGGCCGTAAACACATCGTTTATTCAGGTGTAGCCATTCTTTCGAAGGAAAGAGAGTCTGTGTTTCACGAAGCGACTGAAGTGACTTTCTGGGAACTAACTGATCAAGAAATTGAAAATTACCTTGATACCGGAGAACCTTATGATAAAGCGGGAGGTTATGGCATTCAGGGCTTTGGTGCCGCCTTTGTGAAACGTATTCATGGCGATTATTATAGTGTGGTAGGGCTTCCTATTTCCAGAACGCTACGTGAACTTGCGTCGTTCGGAATAGTACCGGAGATTCAGCGTTAGTCAGACATGAAGATGAATCCAGGGAGGAAGTTTGTTGCTGAAAACACCATTAATGATTCGTGATTATCCTGAAGAAGAGCGTCCGAGAGAGCGTCTTGTGAAGGATGGTCCTGAGACGCTCTCTAATCAGGAACTACTAGCGATTATACTCAGGACTGGAACAAGGCAGGAATCTGTCCTGCAGCTTTCTTATCGCATCATTCAGAATTTTGAAGGTCTTCGTCTCCTTAAAGATGCGAGTATTGAAGAGTTAACCGCTCTTAATGGGGTCGGTCCTGCGAAGGCCGTACAACTTATTGCTGCAATGGAACTTGGCAGAAGAGTAAGTCGGCTTCAGCAGGAGGAACGTTATACCATACGCTCACCGGAAGATGGAGCAAACTATGTGATGGAAGATATGCGATTTCTTTCACAAGAGCATTTTGTTTGCCTATACTTAAATACGAAAAACCAGGTGCTTCATCGACAAACCGTGTTTGTTGGCAGTTTAAATGCTTCAATCGTGCACCCACGGGAGGTTTTTCGTGAGGCCTTTAGACGATCAGCAGCATCATTAATTTGTTTTCATAACTAACCAAGTGGGGATCCTACATCGAGTAGAGAAGATATTGAAGTGACAAAACGTTTAACTGAATGTGGTAAAATGCTTGGAATTGATATGTTAGATCATATTATTATTGGAGATCAGAAGTTTGTTAGTTTAAAAGAAAAAGGGTATGTATAAATCGGATATGGATTTGTTTTCCCACTACCGTTTTACGTATTGTTGCAGTATAATCATAGTTATGAGTTTTGCTTGAATTGAAGGGAGATTTAACATAAATGTTTGGTGGATTTTCAAGAGATATGGGAATAGATTTGGGTACAGCAAATACGCTGGCTTATGTAAAGGGTAAAGGCGTCGTTGTTAGGGAGCCTTCAGTTGTGGCCTTTCGAACAGATACTGGCTCTATCGAGGCTGTAGGGAATGACGCGAAGAACATGATTGGACGTACACCGGGAAATATCGTAGCTCTTCGTCCAATGAAAGATGGCGTTATTGCCGATTTTGAAACAACAGCAACAATGTTGAAGTATTTCATTCAGCAAGCACAAAAGAATCGTTCAGTATTTGCCCGCAAGCCAAATGTTATGGTTTGTGTCCCTTCTGGAATAACGGCAGTCGAAAAAAGAGCTGTAGAAGATGCGACACGTCAGGCAGGCGCTCGTGAACCTTATACAATTGAAGAACCTTTTGCGGCAGCAATTGGTGCTGATTTACCTGTATGGGAACCAACAGGAAGCATGGTTGTTGATATTGGTGGAGGAACAACTGAAGTTGCAATTATTTCACTTGGTGGAATTGTTACAAGCGAGTCGATCCGTATTGCGGGCGACGAGATGGACGAGTCTATTATTCAGTATGTGAAAAAGACATATAATTTGATGATTGGTGAACGAACAGCTGAACAACTTAAGCTAGAAATTGGATCTGCAGGTTCAACTGAAGGTATTGAAGCGATGGATATTCGTGGACGAGACCTGGTGACGGGGCTACCCAAGACCATTAGCGTATCAGCTGATGAAGTTTCCGGCGCTCTTCGCGATACAGTGAACAGCATTATGGAAGCAGTTAAAGTGACACTTGAGAAAACACCACCAGAACTTGCTGCTGACATTATGGATCGTGGCATTGTCTTAACCGGTGGCGGTGCATTACTTCGAAACCTTGATCAGGTGATTAGTGATGAAACTAAAATGCCTGTCATTGTTGCTGAAAATCCACTTGAGTGCGTGGCGATTGGTACAGGGCGTGCGCTCGAAAATATTCATCTGTTCAAATCTAGAGCTGGTATTACCTCCCGCTCAAAACAGAAGTAGTTGGAAGGTGTAAGGCATGCCACAATTTTTTTCGAATAAACGACTAATTGTATTACTAGTTAGCATCATTATCCTCGTTGCTCTGATTGGAACGTCAATGAAAGAACGCGATGCATTAACGATGCCAGAGCAATTTTTCAAAGATTCAGTTGGCTGGCTGCAATCGATTTTCTATAAACCCGCTAATTCAGTAGCGGGTTTATTTGAGAGTATAGGTGATATGAAAGATATGTACGAAGAAAATAAGCTTCTGAAATCCAGGCTTAATGAATTCGTATCATTATCTGAAGAGCTGAAAACTGTTAAAAATGAAAACGAAGAACTGAAAAGTGAATTAAATATAGATTCATCGACAGGGTTATCGAATTATGAGACCTATCACGCTAATATGATCGCCCGCTCACCAGACCGATGGAATGATTTATTAACCATTGATAAAGGGAAACAAGATGGTGTAGCTGCAAATATGGCGGTTGCTACTGCTGATGGGCTTATCGGTAAGGTAAAGAACGTTCAGCCGTTTTCTTCCACTGTCCAACTTATTAGTGACGTAGATCGTACGAATCGGATAGCGGCAATGACGCAGGAAGATGAGAATGTTTTCGGAACCATTGAAGGGTACGATACAGAAAAAGAAGTTCTGCTTTTTTCGAAAATCCCAGTTGACATTAAAGTTGAAAAGGGTCAGACCGTAATTACTGCTGGGAATGGTGGGATTTTTCCTAGAGGCATTGTGATCGGTGAAATTGTTGATGTGGAAACAGATAACGTAGGAACAACACAAACAGCTCACGTAAAACCTGCGGCCGATTTGTACGATATTAACAATGTAATGGTTATTGATCGTGGGGCACAAAATGTAACGCCGGATAGCGGAGAAGGTGAAGGGGAATGAAGCGCCTTCTTTTATCCGGAACGCTCTTCGTCCTCTTTTTAATCGAGGGTACCGTATTTCAGGTCTTTGCCCCTGAACAGTATGATTTCGGCTTTCAACTTATTCCACGTTTTGTAACCGTGATTGTTGTGATGATCGGTATGATTCTCAGTCCTGCATATGGAGTTCTATATGGCATCATATTTGGCCTTCTCCACGACTTAATTTATACAGATCTCGTTGGTGTGTACATGTTTGGAATTGCGGTAGCAGCTTACATAATCGGGTATTTCTCTAAAGCTTTTCACCTGAATTGGTTTACAACGCTCATTCTAGGTTTGCTTGGGGTATCAATGGTGGAATTTTATGTGTACGAACTGTTTGCTCTGATTAATGTGACTGACCTTGCATTCGATTCATTTTTCTATAAGCGCTATCTGCCTTCTTTAATCCTAAATGGTGTCTTTTTACTTATTGTTTACTATCCTGTTAAGCGGTTGCTAGAAGAATTATCGGAAAGCCGTA harbors:
- a CDS encoding bifunctional folylpolyglutamate synthase/dihydrofolate synthase, which gives rise to MFHSYDAAVGWIHSLLNHGMKPGLERMEWMLDQLGNPERRLKTIHVGGTNGKGSTVTYLRTVLEESGYEVGTFTSPYIETFTERISLNGQPISEEDLIKLCNQVQPLVEVAAASPLGSPTEFEVITVIALLYFGTISYPDLVVMEVGLGGRLDSTNVIHPLVSVITNVGYDHTHILGSDIQQVAFEKAGIIKSGVALITTAEKEGVLALLEQTTRTQKTKIYRMNNEFKVSHISSTNEGERFTFESPYRTIEDLSIGMKGDHQVKNASAALMTLEYLRVFYGLHIEEDMIKIGLARAAWPGRFEKLKSHPDVVVDGAHNPEGVESLAQTLRTHYPDTNIHAVFSALGDKDIESMLQPLYPLIRSITFTTFDFPRAISARALFDRSTASDKSYEENWHKAIQSACESAEENDLVLITGSLYFVSEIRNYLKN
- a CDS encoding sensor domain-containing diguanylate cyclase, whose translation is MTATRKRLVWIVWLLFGPLLIFATFYFFPPDFKGNFADVLALFGLLAVVAMMPINVKGTDLFFIQGISLAVFLRYGLFIEMFLTQLSILVFLMNLRVTRKDSYRYPVNLLMFMLISLISGGLFYLVGGSTGEFSGNVVSQLVPSIMYVFSLIFINQILLHFLRIYVYKETNTKFFGKDMLWEAISTAVTLPVGFLLYMLHTYLGAIAIFFVGVPFVLASLMIRLYYSSQKVNDLLQKTSEIGQQITQSLDTDEILNLFLDEIKDMFVVDYAYIMDAEYVKKLSIIKCLDKDYGVIAGPVGSNVQEGISSRVWRSGRSRLYTKRSQWKNITLEVLPESTNSVISVPMKRNKNVVGIITLASDKIRSYEKHHILVLQILANYLAVAIDNAKNYEETKRRSERCPLTNLYNFRFFSELLEEKYKCLDEMPSSFSIILLDLDHFKKVNDTFGHHSGNEVLCGLSNRLVEEIGTKGTVARFGGEEFVVLLENHSHEDSLQKAEELRCTIADRPFEIFNDLGNGNLQVIYITASIGVATAPDQGDDAQTLIRNADRAMYTGAKQRGRNRVASYVGYVG
- a CDS encoding valine--tRNA ligase, encoding MVNNELTMPTKYDPKATEQKWYPYWVNGEFFEATADKKKDPYTIVIPPPNVTGKLHLGHAWDTTLQDILSRVKRMQGYDVLWLPGMDHAGIATQAKVEGKLREEGTSRYELGREKFLEKSWEWKEEYADFIRSQWAKLGLSLDYSRERFTLDDGLSSAVREVFVKLYEKGLIYRGEYIINWDPQTKTALSDIEVIHQEVTGHFYHMRYPLADGSGHIEIATTRPETMLGDSGIAVHPKDVRYKHLVGKKAILPIVGREIEIVADDYVDMDFGSGAVKITPAHDPNDFEIGNRHNLERILVMNEDGSMNENADKYKGMDRFVCRKLLVKDLEDAGILFKIEEHVHSVGHSERSGAVVEPYLSTQWFVKMGPLADQAIELQKSEDKVNFVPERFEKTYLNWIENIRDWCISRQLWWGHRIPAWHHKETGEIYVGLEAPADIENWEQDEDVLDTWFSSALWPFSTMGWPDESSEDYSRFYPTNVLVTGYDIIYFWVARMIFQGIEFTEQRPFNDVLIHGLVRDSEGRKMSKSLGNGVDPMDVIEKYGADSLRFFLSTGSSPGQDLRFYWEKVESTWNFANKIWNASRFALMNMDGIKYEELDLTGKKTTADKWILTRLNETVEQVTRLINNYEFGEVGRYLYNFIWDDFCDWYIEMAKLPLYGEDEAAKKTTRSVLAYVLDQTMRLLHPFMPYLTEEIWQHLPHEGESITVASWPVKNEELHFPEAAADMALLTEVIRSVRNIRAEMNVAPSKPIELRIKPKSEEAQSKLEQNSQYIERFCNPETLTVSANLQAPEKSMTAVVSGAELFLPLEGLINIDEEIERLKSELKKLDGEVERVQKKLANEKFISKAPEKVVDEERAKEKDYLERRSNVEGRINELKK
- a CDS encoding Maf family protein — encoded protein: MKRLVLASGSPRRKELLEQMNLNFDIMVSRFEEHISLTIPPSELVKQLAAGKANDVRSRVIDAVIIGADTVVTLDHDVLVKPESREHARQMLKALSGRKHIVYSGVAILSKERESVFHEATEVTFWELTDQEIENYLDTGEPYDKAGGYGIQGFGAAFVKRIHGDYYSVVGLPISRTLRELASFGIVPEIQR
- a CDS encoding prepilin peptidase, whose product is MGIIYSYLFLSGLVMGSFFNVVGLRVPKKLSIVRPRSSCPRCKRNLGPLELIPVVSFLFQKGKCKGCLSKISPIYAVIEFITAFLFMITPHLIGWSHELLVAYGLLSLLIIVSISDFVYMIIPDKVLLFFGGYFILVRVIVPLDLWYSPFLGAAVGFIFLLLIAIISKGGMGGGDIKLFAVLGLVFGYQQLLLVFFFSTLCGTIIGLGALLTGKVKRKQPVPFGPSIAIGSLITYYFSSRILEWYVNLL
- a CDS encoding rod shape-determining protein, yielding MFGGFSRDMGIDLGTANTLAYVKGKGVVVREPSVVAFRTDTGSIEAVGNDAKNMIGRTPGNIVALRPMKDGVIADFETTATMLKYFIQQAQKNRSVFARKPNVMVCVPSGITAVEKRAVEDATRQAGAREPYTIEEPFAAAIGADLPVWEPTGSMVVDIGGGTTEVAIISLGGIVTSESIRIAGDEMDESIIQYVKKTYNLMIGERTAEQLKLEIGSAGSTEGIEAMDIRGRDLVTGLPKTISVSADEVSGALRDTVNSIMEAVKVTLEKTPPELAADIMDRGIVLTGGGALLRNLDQVISDETKMPVIVAENPLECVAIGTGRALENIHLFKSRAGITSRSKQK
- the mreC gene encoding rod shape-determining protein MreC — protein: MPQFFSNKRLIVLLVSIIILVALIGTSMKERDALTMPEQFFKDSVGWLQSIFYKPANSVAGLFESIGDMKDMYEENKLLKSRLNEFVSLSEELKTVKNENEELKSELNIDSSTGLSNYETYHANMIARSPDRWNDLLTIDKGKQDGVAANMAVATADGLIGKVKNVQPFSSTVQLISDVDRTNRIAAMTQEDENVFGTIEGYDTEKEVLLFSKIPVDIKVEKGQTVITAGNGGIFPRGIVIGEIVDVETDNVGTTQTAHVKPAADLYDINNVMVIDRGAQNVTPDSGEGEGE
- the mreD gene encoding rod shape-determining protein MreD, which translates into the protein MKRLLLSGTLFVLFLIEGTVFQVFAPEQYDFGFQLIPRFVTVIVVMIGMILSPAYGVLYGIIFGLLHDLIYTDLVGVYMFGIAVAAYIIGYFSKAFHLNWFTTLILGLLGVSMVEFYVYELFALINVTDLAFDSFFYKRYLPSLILNGVFLLIVYYPVKRLLEELSESRRQENQSKKRSFL